The following coding sequences are from one uncultured Desulfobacter sp. window:
- a CDS encoding Wzz/FepE/Etk N-terminal domain-containing protein — MEEQILTPGDYLAILKRRRWALITPFAVIVLIAALTALIWPPSYQSTATILIEQREIPAEYVTSSMTSFAEQRMQSIKQRVLTSKQLQELILRFNLYPNLRDKMGIDQIVDKMRDQITLTPVNVEIADRKSGRTATATIAFTLGFEGDSARQAQQVADTITTLFLKEDLKVRTEQASSTLGFLKTEKERIKDELAEYEGQLARFKKENADSLPEVFQLNMQGQDQAERNIESAKERLRTLQEKKEALEEELFNTPREMDDLLAEGGAKDEDEQRLEMLKLELINLKTQFSDRYPDVQKKKEEIAEVAAKVEKKKREKAQSTDEYSRKNPAYVTLSSRLAGIRSDIDSTRNMIKDLMDQAEDYKKRLAATPGVEEKYNAILTERNNLNIKYNELQAKMLEADMAKTLESEQKGERFTLVESAKLPEKPSKPNRLAIVLIGFVLGIGAGVGLAAVMEFSDTSVLDAEALSRATGKPVLTVVPVIETQQDLAKKRLKVWVTCTGVVLAVVVAVFLFDAYVMDLDVLWVKIMRRIELIGSM, encoded by the coding sequence ATGGAAGAACAAATACTGACCCCCGGCGATTATCTGGCAATTTTGAAGAGACGAAGATGGGCATTGATCACACCTTTTGCGGTGATTGTCCTGATCGCGGCCCTGACAGCACTGATCTGGCCACCATCTTATCAATCAACGGCCACCATTCTCATTGAACAGCGAGAGATCCCGGCAGAGTATGTGACATCAAGCATGACCTCCTTTGCAGAACAGCGCATGCAGAGCATCAAGCAGCGGGTGTTGACCTCCAAACAGCTCCAGGAACTGATTTTGAGGTTTAACCTTTATCCAAACCTGCGGGATAAAATGGGCATTGATCAAATTGTCGACAAGATGCGCGACCAGATCACCCTGACCCCGGTGAATGTTGAAATAGCAGACCGCAAGTCCGGCAGAACCGCCACGGCCACCATTGCCTTTACCCTGGGTTTTGAGGGGGACAGTGCCAGGCAGGCCCAGCAGGTGGCGGACACCATTACCACGCTGTTTCTTAAAGAGGATTTAAAGGTCAGGACCGAGCAGGCCTCTTCCACCCTGGGCTTTTTGAAGACGGAAAAAGAGAGAATCAAGGACGAACTGGCCGAATATGAAGGGCAGTTGGCCCGGTTCAAAAAAGAGAATGCCGATTCCCTGCCCGAGGTGTTTCAGTTGAACATGCAGGGCCAGGACCAAGCGGAGCGCAATATTGAATCGGCCAAGGAACGTTTAAGAACCCTGCAGGAAAAAAAAGAGGCCCTGGAAGAGGAACTCTTCAATACCCCGAGAGAGATGGATGATCTGCTTGCCGAAGGCGGGGCCAAAGATGAGGACGAGCAGCGCCTGGAAATGCTGAAGCTGGAATTGATCAACCTGAAGACCCAGTTTTCCGATCGCTATCCGGACGTGCAGAAGAAAAAAGAGGAGATCGCCGAGGTTGCGGCCAAGGTGGAAAAGAAAAAGCGGGAAAAAGCCCAGTCGACCGATGAGTACTCCCGGAAAAATCCGGCCTATGTGACCCTCTCCTCGAGACTTGCCGGTATCAGATCGGATATTGATTCCACACGGAATATGATCAAGGATCTGATGGACCAGGCCGAGGATTACAAGAAACGGCTGGCCGCCACCCCCGGTGTGGAAGAAAAATACAATGCCATCCTGACCGAGCGAAATAACCTGAACATTAAATACAATGAACTGCAGGCCAAAATGCTCGAAGCGGATATGGCCAAAACGCTTGAGTCCGAGCAGAAGGGTGAGCGTTTTACCCTGGTGGAATCGGCCAAGCTGCCTGAAAAACCGTCCAAGCCCAACCGGCTGGCCATCGTTCTGATCGGATTTGTGCTGGGCATCGGGGCCGGTGTGGGACTGGCGGCCGTCATGGAGTTTTCCGATACATCCGTTCTGGATGCGGAGGCGCTTTCCCGGGCCACGGGCAAGCCGGTACTGACGGTGGTGCCGGTCATTGAAACCCAGCAGGACCTGGCAAAAAAACGGCTGAAAGTCTGGGTGACATGTACCGGGGTGGTTTTGGCCGTGGTCGTGGCCGTCTTTTTATTTGATGCCTATGTCATGGACCTGGATGTGCTGTGGGTTAAGATCATGCGCAGAATAGAATTAATAGGGAGTATGTAG
- a CDS encoding tetratricopeptide repeat protein — translation MKRIKNFVVWAMVVTLLSLVAACGSPDEKKMAFFEKGKKLLQDGDVVSAQLEFKNAIQIDPDFAQAYHFLGKAALRRKDGKAAFGALSRAVALAPENTEARLDLGRLFLAANALDRAEEQVEAVLQKAPGHVEAVLLKAGIYLKKKDPKAGLALLDNLDGKPDLPASFYLVKAGCLDMQKKDSEADNVLALGQAAHPQAVALVLARIRLLGKQGKLEAMEAELKKAMGLVPDNLNLTLNLAWVYLQTDRQEKADAIIDKVMADDPDDEKRVVAVAALLLRAGREDKGVALIKKGMNAHPETFQYTALLSEIYLKKKQLDPASQLLKDYIALGERAPEPDRVKARINLAKLEMIQGEADQAESKVDQVLAVDPRNIDAQYLKGRLALARGDGDEAVSRFRAVTEAHPDHLDGYIGLANAHVLGKNYDLALDVLKKALKQAPNSAKILKNMVRVNVLKKDTRAAEENLKHIVSLDPYNIGSIAGLGDFYLSQNRYDEAMAQYRLIQQNKKGETLGHLRVAEVLARTNRMDQAIDELETGAEKTKNSSVFVTSLGRLYLKQGRQAEAVDKFKEALAMDPDNRLAWLTLAEIYEHNQEYDKAIELYTQGLARHKDVWSAANNLAFLLVKTRTSKADLDEALKYARMALELNPGSGLVLDTLGWVSYKAGDLDQAEIYVAQAVEKLPDNLEIHYHFARICHDLGKKKMAALHLKQALAGDRDFPWRQEALALYEKFYQQ, via the coding sequence ATGAAGCGTATAAAAAATTTTGTGGTCTGGGCGATGGTCGTCACCTTATTGAGCCTTGTGGCGGCCTGCGGCTCCCCGGATGAAAAGAAGATGGCCTTTTTTGAAAAGGGTAAAAAGCTGTTACAGGACGGGGATGTCGTGTCGGCACAGCTGGAGTTTAAAAATGCCATCCAGATCGATCCGGATTTTGCACAGGCCTATCATTTTCTGGGAAAGGCTGCGCTGCGCCGTAAAGACGGCAAGGCGGCCTTCGGGGCGTTATCCAGGGCGGTGGCATTGGCCCCTGAAAATACCGAGGCGCGGCTGGATTTAGGGCGGTTGTTCCTGGCCGCCAATGCCCTGGACCGGGCTGAAGAACAGGTTGAGGCGGTTTTGCAAAAAGCGCCGGGTCATGTGGAGGCCGTTCTTTTAAAAGCCGGTATTTACCTGAAAAAAAAGGACCCCAAGGCGGGCCTTGCCCTTCTCGACAATTTAGACGGCAAGCCGGATCTGCCTGCAAGTTTTTATCTTGTTAAGGCCGGTTGCCTGGATATGCAGAAAAAGGATTCGGAAGCAGACAACGTGCTTGCGCTGGGGCAGGCGGCCCACCCCCAGGCCGTGGCCTTGGTCCTGGCCCGGATACGGCTCCTGGGAAAACAGGGGAAGCTTGAGGCCATGGAGGCTGAGCTTAAAAAGGCCATGGGTCTGGTGCCGGATAATCTGAATCTGACCCTGAATCTGGCCTGGGTTTATCTGCAGACCGACCGGCAGGAAAAGGCCGACGCGATTATTGACAAGGTCATGGCCGATGATCCCGATGATGAAAAGCGGGTGGTGGCTGTTGCTGCCTTGCTGCTCAGGGCCGGCCGGGAAGACAAAGGTGTTGCCCTGATCAAGAAAGGCATGAACGCACATCCGGAGACCTTTCAGTATACGGCGCTGCTCAGCGAGATTTACCTCAAAAAGAAACAGCTTGACCCGGCGTCCCAGTTGCTCAAGGATTATATTGCCCTGGGGGAACGCGCGCCGGAACCGGACAGGGTCAAGGCCCGGATCAATCTGGCCAAACTTGAGATGATCCAGGGTGAGGCCGATCAGGCCGAATCCAAGGTGGATCAGGTTTTGGCGGTTGATCCAAGGAATATTGATGCCCAGTATCTTAAGGGCCGCCTGGCCCTGGCCCGGGGAGACGGGGATGAGGCGGTGTCTCGTTTCCGTGCCGTAACCGAGGCCCATCCCGACCATCTGGACGGGTATATCGGTCTGGCCAACGCCCATGTGCTCGGCAAGAATTACGATCTGGCCCTGGACGTTTTGAAAAAAGCGTTAAAGCAGGCTCCCAACTCTGCCAAAATTCTTAAGAATATGGTGCGGGTAAATGTGTTAAAAAAGGATACCCGGGCCGCCGAGGAAAACCTGAAACATATTGTGAGCCTGGATCCTTACAATATTGGTTCCATTGCCGGACTGGGGGATTTTTACCTCTCCCAGAACCGGTATGACGAGGCCATGGCCCAGTACCGCCTGATTCAGCAAAACAAAAAAGGGGAGACCCTGGGACACCTTCGGGTGGCCGAGGTGCTGGCCAGGACCAACCGGATGGACCAGGCCATTGACGAGCTTGAGACCGGGGCGGAGAAAACAAAAAATTCATCCGTGTTTGTGACCTCCCTGGGTAGATTGTACCTGAAGCAGGGGCGTCAAGCCGAGGCGGTTGACAAATTTAAAGAAGCGTTGGCCATGGATCCGGACAACCGGCTGGCCTGGCTGACCCTGGCCGAAATCTATGAACACAACCAGGAGTATGATAAGGCCATTGAGCTGTACACCCAGGGGCTTGCCCGGCATAAGGATGTATGGTCGGCCGCGAACAATCTGGCCTTTTTGCTTGTGAAGACCCGGACCTCAAAGGCGGATCTGGATGAGGCTTTGAAATATGCCCGCATGGCATTGGAACTGAATCCCGGCTCCGGTCTGGTTCTGGATACCCTGGGATGGGTGAGCTACAAAGCAGGTGATCTGGATCAGGCGGAAATCTATGTGGCCCAGGCTGTGGAAAAACTGCCGGATAACCTGGAAATCCACTATCATTTTGCCCGGATCTGCCACGACCTGGGAAAGAAAAAAATGGCGGCCCTTCACTTGAAACAGGCCCTGGCCGGCGACAGGGATTTCCCCTGGCGGCAAGAGGCCCTGGCGTTGTATGAAAAATTTTATCAACAATAG
- a CDS encoding outer membrane beta-barrel protein, translating to MKRCLALIVVLVFQACAALAGPDSFTPFISINQQYSDNILFSDDQPEADWITAVEGGLTLQRKTQRLDTLLTGRLKQRWYVDNSALDALDGFVSGRVDYRLTERLSLGGTADYSKDSTRDRDTDTTGLKIAGDREKYGFSASSDFMVSEITKAGIEVTYGNTEIDEDDQLEENDSFNVTLSFSKNLSETFRNTTGLLNLSYFRYNADIDSQYRYQSLGLSFNRNTFQEYTSDTFQFSTGFSRQLTEIMDVYCLAGASYSRTDEKTSYKTFLAEGGALVGRGDLTDEQSDTWGGVFSTGINYKGLKSTMGLALSQDMRGASGTNGVVQRTSLSGNVNHRLTEELTLSLKASCYLNQNERTTQEDTDDLTFNIQPGFRYRFSHTLSLFGYYRFTHLDDRIEDTQTERNLFSMTLKKEF from the coding sequence ATGAAAAGATGTCTGGCGCTGATTGTTGTGCTGGTGTTTCAGGCCTGTGCCGCCCTGGCTGGTCCGGACTCCTTTACGCCGTTTATATCCATAAACCAGCAGTACTCGGATAATATCCTTTTTAGTGACGATCAGCCGGAGGCGGACTGGATTACGGCCGTTGAAGGGGGGCTGACCCTGCAGCGGAAAACCCAGCGTCTGGATACCTTGCTGACCGGCCGGTTAAAGCAGCGGTGGTATGTTGATAACAGCGCGCTTGATGCCCTGGACGGTTTTGTGTCGGGCCGTGTAGACTACCGGTTGACCGAACGCCTTTCCCTGGGCGGGACCGCAGATTATTCAAAGGATTCCACCCGGGACCGGGATACGGATACCACGGGGCTTAAGATTGCCGGCGACCGGGAAAAATATGGATTTTCGGCCTCATCGGATTTTATGGTTTCGGAAATCACAAAGGCAGGCATTGAGGTAACCTACGGGAACACCGAGATAGACGAGGACGACCAACTCGAAGAGAACGATTCATTCAATGTTACCCTTTCCTTTTCAAAAAATTTGTCCGAAACTTTTCGGAATACCACAGGGCTTTTGAACTTAAGCTATTTCAGGTATAATGCTGATATTGATTCCCAGTACCGGTATCAATCTTTGGGGCTGTCGTTCAACCGGAATACATTCCAGGAGTATACCTCTGATACGTTTCAGTTTTCGACCGGTTTTTCCCGGCAGTTAACGGAAATTATGGACGTATACTGCCTGGCTGGTGCCAGCTACAGCCGCACCGACGAGAAAACAAGCTACAAGACCTTTTTGGCAGAGGGCGGTGCGTTGGTCGGCCGGGGAGATCTCACAGATGAGCAGTCTGACACCTGGGGCGGTGTGTTTTCCACGGGCATTAATTATAAAGGGCTTAAATCGACCATGGGCCTGGCCTTGTCCCAGGACATGCGCGGTGCTTCGGGTACCAATGGTGTGGTTCAGCGGACCAGCCTTTCCGGCAATGTCAACCACCGCCTGACAGAGGAACTGACCCTGAGCCTGAAAGCCTCCTGCTATTTGAATCAAAATGAGCGGACAACACAGGAAGATACAGATGATTTGACCTTTAATATTCAGCCGGGTTTCAGATACAGGTTCTCACATACATTGTCTTTGTTCGGCTATTACCGGTTTACCCATCTGGACGATCGAATTGAGGATACCCAAACGGAACGTAACCTCTTTTCTATGACCTTGAAAAAAGAATTTTAA
- a CDS encoding polysaccharide biosynthesis/export family protein produces the protein MKLLKSLVFGALILVCWAMTAGAGEYRIGAGDMLDISVWKNADLTRQRVVLPDGTIQMPLLGQIVVEGKTVVELEKELEEKLASFVASPVLSVSLIQVNSMVVYVIGKVNHPGRFAVHKNIDVLQALSVAGGLTPFAKEKEIGVFRKVDGQTTIMNFNYDEVSEGENLDQNIMLQRDDVIVVR, from the coding sequence ATGAAATTATTAAAAAGTTTGGTTTTTGGGGCCTTGATTCTGGTGTGCTGGGCCATGACGGCCGGTGCCGGGGAGTACCGCATCGGTGCCGGAGATATGCTGGACATCAGTGTATGGAAAAATGCCGATCTTACACGGCAGCGGGTGGTTCTGCCCGACGGGACCATACAGATGCCGCTGCTGGGCCAGATTGTGGTTGAAGGCAAAACCGTAGTAGAACTGGAAAAGGAGCTTGAGGAAAAGCTGGCCTCCTTTGTTGCCAGCCCGGTTTTGTCCGTGAGTTTGATCCAGGTCAACAGCATGGTGGTCTATGTCATCGGCAAGGTAAACCATCCGGGCCGGTTTGCCGTTCATAAAAATATCGACGTGCTCCAGGCCCTGTCCGTGGCCGGGGGGTTGACGCCCTTTGCCAAGGAAAAAGAGATCGGTGTGTTCCGGAAAGTCGACGGGCAGACCACAATTATGAATTTCAATTATGATGAGGTCTCCGAAGGAGAAAACCTGGATCAGAATATCATGCTTCAACGGGATGATGTGATCGTGGTCCGTTAG
- a CDS encoding AAA family ATPase: MYTKFFNLSEKPFSLVPNPNYLYSSAKHENAMSFLEYGLSEKIGFVMLTGEIGIGKTTLIRNLLNKVDADMDVGVVFNTNVVSNDLIYLILNEFDIPYEDGISKARALDIFYRFLIEKYAAGRNVLLIIDEAQNLSHEVLEEVRMLSNLQTDEDLLIQIMIVGQPDLRRIVEDPKLEQFAQRISVSYHLTAMDKEETRAYISHRIARAGGDPCLFPANVIEKIYEIAGGIPRTINLLCDAVLVYAYADDKQAITLDLLEQVVEDKGGLGIFTKNRQRAEVPVPETESVADGGVLNRIISLEQRMDRMAESVEKELNRVVEKAERSRDALIDQLKAQLQEAQARYKDLEQKYLKLCGEKTVP; this comes from the coding sequence ATGTATACAAAGTTTTTCAATCTATCGGAAAAACCCTTCAGCCTGGTGCCCAATCCCAATTACCTTTACAGCAGCGCCAAGCATGAAAATGCCATGTCCTTTCTGGAGTACGGGTTGTCGGAAAAGATCGGATTTGTCATGCTCACCGGGGAGATCGGCATCGGTAAAACCACATTGATCCGTAACCTGCTGAACAAGGTTGATGCGGATATGGATGTGGGGGTTGTTTTCAACACCAATGTGGTCTCCAATGATCTGATCTACCTGATTTTAAATGAGTTTGACATCCCTTACGAGGACGGGATCAGTAAAGCCCGTGCCCTGGATATTTTTTACCGGTTTTTAATTGAAAAATATGCGGCCGGCCGCAATGTTCTGCTCATCATTGATGAGGCCCAGAATCTTTCCCATGAGGTGCTTGAAGAGGTCCGCATGCTGTCCAATCTCCAGACCGATGAGGATCTTTTGATTCAGATCATGATCGTGGGACAGCCCGATCTGCGCAGAATCGTTGAAGATCCCAAGCTGGAGCAGTTTGCCCAGCGCATATCGGTCAGTTACCATCTGACCGCCATGGACAAAGAGGAGACCCGGGCCTACATCTCCCACCGGATCGCCAGGGCCGGGGGCGACCCCTGTCTTTTTCCCGCCAATGTGATTGAAAAGATTTACGAGATTGCCGGGGGGATTCCCCGGACCATAAATCTTTTATGCGATGCCGTGCTGGTCTATGCCTATGCCGATGATAAACAGGCCATCACCCTGGATCTGCTGGAGCAGGTGGTTGAGGATAAGGGGGGGCTGGGCATTTTCACCAAAAACCGGCAGAGAGCCGAAGTCCCGGTGCCTGAGACTGAATCTGTAGCGGATGGGGGTGTGCTGAACCGGATCATCAGCCTGGAACAGCGCATGGATCGCATGGCCGAATCCGTTGAAAAAGAATTAAACCGTGTGGTGGAAAAGGCCGAACGTTCCCGGGATGCGCTCATCGACCAATTGAAAGCCCAACTCCAGGAGGCGCAGGCCCGGTATAAAGATCTGGAACAAAAATATTTGAAACTATGCGGCGAGAAAACCGTACCGTAA
- a CDS encoding DUF4405 domain-containing protein, which translates to MNKKIVDRSLWFLFCFILGTGLMLHYRLVPGFQGGAGVNFLGISRHGWGNIHFWASCLFVACLSVHLYLNFKTIKLIVAGKSNRKAAVLFAIGILMVLFFLLFPVFHGQSGYGNNGNYHRGQQGRHMLR; encoded by the coding sequence ATGAATAAAAAAATTGTTGATCGATCATTGTGGTTTCTATTCTGTTTTATTCTTGGAACCGGGTTGATGCTCCATTACAGGCTTGTGCCCGGATTTCAGGGGGGTGCCGGGGTTAACTTTTTAGGGATATCCCGTCATGGATGGGGCAATATTCATTTCTGGGCGTCATGCCTGTTTGTTGCCTGTTTAAGTGTTCATCTCTATTTGAATTTTAAGACCATTAAATTGATTGTTGCCGGCAAGTCGAACCGGAAAGCTGCCGTTTTGTTTGCTATCGGCATTTTGATGGTGTTGTTTTTTCTATTGTTTCCCGTATTTCATGGACAAAGCGGGTATGGGAACAACGGGAACTATCACCGGGGGCAGCAGGGCCGCCATATGTTACGATAA
- a CDS encoding AAA family ATPase has translation MKLRKALERAKSQRQETMESGGEANVQTPRKDGWAAPVYANSQSGRIDPEVAERYRSVCLNPSAAEIEQYKILRTHIKNRSADKPIKTVMVTSAWSEEGKTVTCINLGLVFSRSMNQTVLLVDCDLKGQDIHRYLGVESENSLIDYFLDDTPLNDLIVWPGVDKLTMISGSRTIMDSSELLSSHLMAQLVQEMKERYDDRFVFFDAPPVLERSEAISLAPLMDGVIMVVEAGKTSKKDIIKAASLLPEENFLGFVLNKQK, from the coding sequence ATGAAATTGAGAAAAGCCCTTGAACGGGCAAAAAGTCAGCGGCAGGAGACCATGGAATCGGGCGGGGAGGCCAACGTTCAAACACCCCGGAAGGATGGATGGGCTGCGCCGGTGTATGCCAATTCCCAATCCGGCCGGATTGATCCCGAGGTGGCCGAACGGTACCGGAGCGTCTGTCTGAATCCCAGTGCTGCAGAAATTGAACAGTACAAGATTTTAAGAACCCATATCAAAAACCGGTCCGCCGACAAGCCCATTAAGACCGTTATGGTTACCAGTGCATGGTCCGAAGAGGGGAAAACCGTGACCTGTATCAATCTGGGGCTGGTGTTCTCCCGGTCCATGAACCAGACCGTGCTCCTGGTGGACTGCGACCTGAAGGGCCAGGACATCCATCGCTACCTGGGCGTGGAAAGCGAGAATAGTCTGATTGACTATTTTCTGGATGATACGCCGCTCAACGATCTGATTGTCTGGCCCGGGGTGGATAAATTGACCATGATTTCCGGCAGCCGGACCATCATGGACTCCTCGGAGCTGTTGTCCTCGCACCTTATGGCGCAACTGGTCCAGGAGATGAAAGAGCGGTATGATGACCGGTTTGTGTTTTTTGATGCACCGCCGGTTCTGGAGCGGTCCGAGGCCATTTCCCTGGCCCCGCTCATGGATGGTGTGATCATGGTGGTGGAAGCCGGTAAAACGTCTAAAAAAGATATTATCAAGGCGGCAAGTCTGTTGCCCGAAGAAAATTTTCTTGGCTTTGTGCTGAATAAGCAGAAATAA
- the ybaK gene encoding Cys-tRNA(Pro) deacylase, whose product MTPAINTAKKAKVDFKIHEYSHDPRAASYGQEAADKLGVDPDQVFKTLVVAMNGKDLGVAILPVSCQLNLKLFAKAMGVKKAAMADQKQVEKTTGYILGGVSPIGQKKRLPTVIHDMAKNFKTMFVSAGKRGLEIELAPDDLVKLINGKFDCICDA is encoded by the coding sequence ATGACACCAGCCATTAATACAGCCAAAAAGGCAAAAGTCGATTTTAAGATTCATGAATACAGCCATGACCCCAGGGCCGCGTCCTATGGGCAGGAGGCGGCTGATAAACTCGGGGTTGACCCGGATCAGGTGTTTAAAACCCTTGTGGTGGCAATGAACGGCAAAGACCTTGGTGTCGCAATTCTGCCGGTGTCATGCCAGTTGAATTTAAAATTGTTCGCCAAGGCCATGGGCGTAAAAAAAGCGGCCATGGCAGATCAAAAGCAGGTGGAAAAGACCACGGGCTATATCCTGGGCGGTGTCAGTCCCATCGGACAGAAGAAGAGACTGCCGACGGTGATTCATGATATGGCAAAAAATTTTAAGACAATGTTTGTCAGTGCCGGGAAACGGGGGCTTGAGATTGAACTGGCCCCGGACGATCTGGTTAAATTGATCAATGGAAAATTTGACTGCATTTGTGACGCATAA
- a CDS encoding MraY family glycosyltransferase encodes MHLFTTFILSLFLTIGLVPIFKRMAFRMNLVDEPDARKVHVLPMPRSGGISMAIGALLPVMIWVPMDDMVRAVHLGCAVIVGFGVLDDVKNLKYWQKLCAQVAGALVVMIYGGVQIRCLGGLLPGEGILPLMVSFPLTLLFIVGVTNAVNLSDGLDGLAGGVSLLSFVSIGFFAYRCGNLQLTLMCLAVSGAILGFLRYNTHPAVVFMGDAGSQMLGFLCVVFTLILTQSHTPYSEISPLFLIGFPIIDTLTVMVERMAKGGSPFKPDKNHFHHRLMKLGLFHSESVTLIYLLQSIFLSCAFILRFYSNQINLMVFLALAGGIVFLFSLARKTGFKFRDGNQSILGARSFLVLLGGEQLSIRMFFGLLRWGFCLVFLFQCLMPYDIPGYMSAVAGGLIGVILYFRLRCPEHKKSVLRTCLYCITPLLMYKSLVYPAPWVSRQVMLADYGMLVALVLAVIGTLNLTKRQNGFKFNPQDFLIFLVIIVFPNLPSFQLNIPELKTVVAGVLILFFSGDVLLGELRKENTFLDNTLLVCLAVIMVRGLF; translated from the coding sequence ATGCATTTATTTACGACATTTATTCTCTCATTGTTCCTGACCATTGGCCTGGTGCCGATATTTAAGCGGATGGCCTTTCGCATGAACCTGGTGGATGAGCCCGATGCCAGAAAGGTCCATGTGCTGCCCATGCCCAGAAGCGGCGGGATCTCCATGGCCATTGGGGCATTGCTGCCGGTGATGATCTGGGTGCCCATGGATGATATGGTCCGGGCAGTTCATCTGGGCTGCGCCGTCATTGTGGGGTTCGGTGTCCTGGATGATGTAAAGAACCTGAAATATTGGCAAAAGCTTTGTGCCCAGGTGGCCGGGGCCCTTGTGGTCATGATTTACGGCGGGGTGCAGATTCGGTGTCTGGGCGGCCTGTTGCCCGGGGAGGGCATCCTGCCGCTAATGGTTTCCTTCCCTTTAACCCTGCTCTTTATTGTGGGGGTGACCAATGCCGTTAACCTGTCCGACGGCCTGGACGGCCTGGCCGGCGGGGTCTCTTTGCTCAGTTTTGTCAGTATCGGTTTTTTTGCCTACCGGTGCGGGAACCTCCAGCTTACCTTGATGTGCCTTGCGGTGTCCGGTGCCATTCTGGGGTTTTTGCGGTACAATACCCACCCGGCCGTGGTCTTTATGGGGGATGCCGGAAGCCAGATGCTGGGGTTTTTATGTGTGGTTTTTACCTTGATACTGACCCAGAGCCACACCCCCTACAGCGAGATCAGCCCGCTCTTTTTAATCGGGTTTCCCATTATCGACACCCTTACCGTGATGGTCGAGCGCATGGCCAAGGGCGGCTCTCCCTTTAAACCGGACAAGAACCATTTTCACCATCGACTGATGAAGCTGGGCCTGTTTCATTCCGAGTCCGTGACCCTGATCTATCTGCTCCAGTCGATCTTTTTGTCCTGCGCGTTTATCCTGCGCTTTTACTCCAACCAGATCAATTTAATGGTTTTTCTTGCATTGGCCGGCGGGATCGTCTTTTTATTTTCCCTGGCCCGCAAAACCGGTTTTAAATTCAGAGACGGTAACCAGAGCATTTTAGGGGCCCGCAGTTTTCTGGTGCTGCTGGGCGGAGAGCAGTTGTCCATACGGATGTTTTTTGGGCTGCTTCGATGGGGGTTTTGCCTGGTTTTTCTATTCCAGTGCCTGATGCCCTATGATATACCCGGTTACATGAGTGCCGTTGCCGGCGGCCTTATCGGGGTCATTTTATATTTTCGGTTACGCTGTCCGGAACACAAAAAAAGTGTGCTCAGAACATGTTTGTATTGCATTACGCCCCTTTTAATGTATAAATCTTTAGTCTATCCTGCGCCCTGGGTAAGCCGGCAGGTCATGCTGGCCGATTACGGGATGCTGGTGGCCCTGGTTCTGGCGGTGATCGGGACTTTGAATCTTACCAAGCGTCAAAACGGGTTTAAGTTCAACCCCCAGGATTTTCTCATTTTCCTGGTGATCATTGTCTTTCCCAACCTGCCCAGTTTTCAGCTGAACATCCCGGAATTGAAAACCGTGGTGGCCGGTGTATTGATCCTGTTTTTCAGTGGAGATGTCCTGCTTGGGGAACTCAGAAAAGAAAATACCTTTCTGGACAATACGTTGCTTGTCTGTCTGGCCGTTATTATGGTAAGAGGTCTTTTTTAA